A window of Xiphophorus hellerii strain 12219 chromosome 7, Xiphophorus_hellerii-4.1, whole genome shotgun sequence contains these coding sequences:
- the LOC116722830 gene encoding WEB family protein At5g16730, chloroplastic-like — protein sequence MSHHTPRYHSGMMGPHARRGVQENPEGRFPPANPNALHWEIQRLNSLLEIERAGRFEDNQRLAHLKEELEEMKLQLQRQTDIKETLISQAEDAKRELERLERFSDPEVIKAVITASKAYKDVKDMKMKPLQQEYVDLKVAHLLSQEAFRAEIHDEKVKSQALQEELDELQTSYEELRSKYEADDALVRQEAETQTFDEERLSEERLLENGRAEKDDKFQEMSQKITFLQDSERLLQEELNQIKSSYNELNCKYESDISGLKQDVETFQQMIQQEETALSKEKKENLIHVINYSALLERVERLNLQLNQERKTNVEKSKKDMELLEKMRAENTVLQEKTTREIQFLQASKKLLKEELNHVKSSYNELNCKYESEVIGLKQDVETYQQKIQQGETALSREKKENLTHEINYSALLERVERLNLQLIQERKTNVDKSEEDMELLEKMRAENTVLQEKTTKEIQFLQEKERSALAELETVNGLYLELNRRYETEVSALKQQYQQEISYMKNDLERVKEDLLLPDTLRSENEDFQQKQIAVFQEQEEDSQNQVDLVKVLNQEVSSEEELPGETLPGCSTDPESPEEIEKPFLAGETIQEDLNNPDTKTTQDGKKKKSKFSFWKTIRNILRLKKPKKKQE from the coding sequence ATGTCTCATCATACGCCGAGATACCACAGTGGGATGATGGGACCCCATGCGAGAAGGGGAGTCCAGGAAAACCCCGAAGGCAGGTTCCCTCCTGCAAACCCGAATGCCTTACACTGGGAAATCCAAAGACTGAACTCCCTTCTAGAAATAGAGAGAGCCGGAAGGTTTGAAGACAACCAAAGACTGGCCCACCTGAAGGAGGAGTTGGAAGAGATGAAACTCCAGTTACAAAGGCAGACAGATATCAAAGAAACGCTTATCAGCCAGGCCGAAGACGCAAAGAGGGAACTTGAGAGACTAGAGAGGTTCAGTGATCCAGAAGTCATTAAAGCTGTGATCACTGCTTCCAAGGCTTACAAAGATGTGAAAGACATGAAGATGAAGCCCTTGCAACAAGAATATGTGGATTTAAAGGTGGCCCACCTCCTCAGCCAGGAAGCATTTAGAGCTGAAATACATGATGAGAAAGTGAAAAGTCAGGCCCTCCAAGAAGAACTGGACGAACTGCAGACTTCCTACGAGGAGCTGCGCTCTAAGTACGAAGCAGACGATGCTCTGGTGAGGCAGGAGGCCGAGACACAAACGTTTGATGAAGAGCGGCTTAGTGAGGAACGACTCCTGGAGAATGGGAGAGCTGAGAAGGACGACAAGTTCCAAGAAATGTCACAAAAGATCACATTCCTGCAAGACAGCGAGAGACTTTTGCAGGAAGAATTAAATCAGATCAAAAGTTCATACAATGAACTGAACTGCAAATATGAAAGTGACATTTCTGGACTAAAACAAGATGTGGAAACATTCCAGCAGATGATACAACAGGAGGAAACAGCTCtttctaaagaaaagaaagagaatcTGATCCATGTAATAAACTATTCTGCTCTGCTAGAACGAGTTGAAAGACTTAATTTACAGCTaaatcaagaaagaaaaacaaatgtggagaaatcaaagaaggACATGGAGCTACTTGAAAAGATGAGAGCTGAGAACACTGTCCTCcaagaaaaaacaaccagagAGATTCAATTCCTGCAGGCCAGCAAGAAACTTTTGAAGGAAGAATTAAATCACGTCAAAAGTTCATACAATGAACTGAACTGCAAATATGAAAGTGAAGTTATTGGACTAAAACAAGATGTGGAAACATACCAGCAGAAGATACAACAGGGGGAAACCGCTCTTTctagagaaaagaaagagaatcTGACCCATGAAATAAACTATTCTGCTCTGCTAGAACGAGTTGAAAGACTTAATTTGCAATTAATTCAAGAGAGAAAAACTAATGTGGATAAATCAGAGGAGGACATGGAGCTACTTGAAAAGATGAGAGCTGAGAATACTGTCCTccaagaaaaaacaaccaaagagaTTCAATTCCTGCAGGAGAAAGAAAGGAGTGCACTGGCTGAGTTGGAGACGGTTAATGGTTTGTACCTGGAGCTAAACCGTCGGTACGAAACCGAAGTCAGTGCACTGAAACAACAATACCAGCAGGAGATAAGTTATAtgaaaaatgatttggaaaGAGTTAAAGAGGATTTACTGCTGCCCGACACTCTGAGATCTGAGAACGAAGATTTCCAACAGAAACAGATCGCAGTTTTCCAAGAACAGGAGGAAGATTCACAGAACCAAGTGGACctggttaaagttttaaatcaagaGGTTTCTTCAGAGGAGGAACTCCCAGGAGAAACATTACCAGGTTGTTCCACGGATCCGGAATCCCCGGAAGAGATCGAGAAACCGTTTCTCGCTGGAGAAACCATCCAGGAGGATTTAAACAATCCAGATACTAAAACCACGCAGGAtggtaaaaagaagaaatctaaattttcattttggaagACAATACGAAACATTCTGCGATTGAAGAAGCCAAAGAAAAAGCAAGAGTAA